One stretch of Toxoplasma gondii ME49 chromosome XI, whole genome shotgun sequence DNA includes these proteins:
- a CDS encoding hypothetical protein (encoded by transcript TGME49_313422), translating to MQELSPFLPSSDRTSCMLILVYGLPASGKTTLCRALSTSPLFAENLSRAFGEPCGVGIEGKLGDTERHLCPRHVSIQHICFDALERDLLHAQKEIEQLPRPVETKRETGTDDIPSGSPSSYAVCSDACRSSSLADVSSSPSSSSSPSTSYPIPSEFSPRSAFVASQRGRQAGTRGDCGGCTRRSEIRSASHSLSRSKPPSEAEGTGECACVREGEKDATSFDPATWKRARHIAHGRIRDILERREVWYRRQAGACGEERNAEEGRGESEQQTNEIGGEQEEPGGKTEERRERRRQLRERRAEVPRRSFEKAECTSVLPEVIGSLRTRTVGKSDGDGDQGRREESRGRICRSSPFSESPSAFLPPSALDAVASSPLLVLLVDDTMHLASMRKKLFRLASQYHCAFHQVYLDTPLHHCLGRNEARFSSRSTCETAGQAGKAGAEKVEEKNEARGNLSEELVEGQETVAGTGETRAGEEGVGVEEESGENSLEREGRTEKEKTHNEEEQMASAPPPHQVILRHYESFCRQRGLRRDAGKALGWTHARALQSEAETEKEVNTKKDEWGKNCRKKEFYIKKHQEMTRAAPPEESHRSSVVASAAPYLSSLSSSPSSSSVPPALCSSSSFPSSVSSCCLCGSPPMSSPSPQGSSVSPFCAMVCDECTSDESEERGGKGKKTRKRGQQREGKRKGEQLVGRHSWSLVLREEQGHLPSVALCAEMFAAAFRGRSCWRPVCILNKSEGEKEAIARDRAERGRVLAALDLALRRLIHRMVTVCSGRREDGSKLPIQEWIKRKADYLEDCRRHLDRVCGGRSEKAVQAERPAEATEELGVQHPFCIELIERFRRACAADVEQRVPSASQ from the exons ATGCAAGagttgtctccttttcttccttccagCGACAGGACAAGTTGCATGCTGATTTTGGTGTACGGCTTGCCGGCGTCGGGCAAAACGACTCTGTGCAGAGCCCTTTCAACGTCTCCGCTGTTCGCAGAAAATCTCTCACGCGCTTTTGGTGAACCCTGCGGTGTTGGAATCGAAGGAAAACTCGGAGACACGGAGCGACATCTCTGCCCGCGCCATGTGTCCATTCAGCATATCTGCTTTGACGCCCTCGAACGGGAcctcctgcatgcacagaaggAAATCGAACAGCTGCCTAGGCCTGTCGAGACAAAACGGGAGACAGGCACTGACGACATTCCGTCTGGCTCACCTTCCAGTTACGCCGTCTGTTCGGATGCCtgtcgctcctcttctttagccgacgtttcttcctctccttcctcttcgtcctctccctcaACCTCCTATCCAATTCCTTCTGAGTTTTCTCCGCgctccgccttcgtcgcctctcagagaggcaggcaggcagggacgagaggagactgcGGCGGATGCACGCGCCGCTCGGAGATAAGGTCGgcttctcactctctctctcgcagcaAGCCTCCGTCTGAGGCTGAGGGCACTGGcgagtgtgcatgcgtcagggaaggagagaaagacgctaCCAGCTTCGACCCAGCAACGTGGAAGCGAGCTCGGCACATCGCTCATGGCCGCATTCGAGACATCCTCGAGCGCCGCGAAGTGTGGTATAGACGGCAGGCCGGTGCctgcggagaagagcgaaacgcagaggagggacgaggagagagtgaGCAACAGACAAATGAAATCggaggagagcaggaagaaccAGGAGGCAaaacggaggagaggcgcgagaggaggaggcaactgagggagagaagagcagaggtTCCTCGAAGGTCCTTCGAGAAGGCAGAGTGCACGAGCGTTCTTCCGGAAGTGATCGGTTCGCTGAGGACGAGGACAGTTGGCAAAAGCGATGGCGATGGTGACCAAGGACGACGAGAGGAGTCTCGGGGCAGGATCTGCCGcagttctcctttctctgagtcTCCATCCGcctttctgcctccttctgCCTTAGACGcagtcgcctcttctcctcttcttgttctcctcgtAGACGACACCATGCATCTCGCCTCCATGAGAAAGAAGTTATTTCGTCTTGCTTCCCAGT ACCACTGCGCCTTCCATCAGGTGTATCTGGACACTCCTCTCCACCACTGTctgggaagaaacgaagctcgtttctcttctcgttctaCGTGTGAAACCGCGGGACAGGCGGGGAAGGCCGGGGCGGAGAaggtcgaagagaagaatgagGCGAGAGGCAACCTTTCAGAAGAACTCGTTGAAggacaggagacagtggcGGGGACTGGCGAGACTCGTGCGGGAGAGGAGGGTGTGGGcgtggaggaagaaagcgggGAAAACtcactcgagagagagggcagaacagagaaagagaaaacgcataacgaggaagagcagatGGCGTCTGCTCCACCGCCTCACCAGGTCATTCTGCGACACTACGAAAGTTTCTGTCGACAACGAGGCCTCCGGAGAGATGCTGGGAAGGCCCTTGGGTGGACGCATGCACGAGCGCTGCAGAGCGAGGCTGAGACTGAGAAAGAAGTGaacacgaagaaagacgaatgGGGGAAAAActgcaggaagaaggagtTCTACATCAAGAAGCATCAAGAGATGACGAGGGCAGCGCCACCCGAAGAAAGTCATCGTTCATCTGTCGTtgcctctgctgctcccTATCTATCGTCTttgtcctcgtctccttcttcttcctctgtacCCCCTGCGTtatgttcttcctcgtcgtttcCGTCTTCGGTGTCTTCTTGCTGTCTGTGTGGGTCGCCGCCGATGTCCAGTCCGTCACCGCAAggttcctctgtctctccgttttgtGCGATGGTCTGTGACGAATGCACATCTGACGAaagtgaggagagaggagggaagggcaagaagacaaggaagcgcggacagcagagagagggcaagAGGAAGGGGGAGCAGCTTGTCGGCCGTCACTCGTGGAGTCTTGTGCTCAGAGAGGAGCAGGGGCACTTGCCTTCAGTTGCACTTTGC GCAGAGATGTTTGCGGCCGCCTTTCGAGGCCGCAGCTGCTGGAGACCTGTGTGCATCCTAAACAAGtccgaaggagagaaggaagcaatcgcacgagacagagcagaacgAGGACGAGTCTTAGCCGCCCTCGATCTGGCCCTCAGGCGACTCATCCACAGGATGGTAACAGTCTGTTCAGGCCGGAGAGAAG